From Pungitius pungitius chromosome 9, fPunPun2.1, whole genome shotgun sequence, one genomic window encodes:
- the LOC119217417 gene encoding dnaJ homolog subfamily A member 3, mitochondrial-like isoform X1: protein MASPASRLSARCLSSGRRCAAFLNVLARHAAACSAALSQSHGGGEAVSCRAWTPGSAVTLGALRGSRCPPGISCLSFHSSSRSASRQDLYEVLGVSRSASQKDIKKAYYQLAKKYHPDTNPDEPDAKEKFAQLAEAYEVLSDEVKRKQYDTYGAAGFDPSRAGSAGQQQYYRAGGTNIDPEELFRKIFGEFSGGRGFADINNMFEQRPEFVMELSFSEAAKGASKELSVNMEDKCPRCDGRGNEPGTKVSLCHYCNGTGMETINTGPFTMRSGCRRCGGTGSIISTVCALCRGSGQTKKRQTLTVPVPSGVENGQTVRMSVGQKEILITFRVQTSPVFRRSGTDLHSDVMISVAQAILGGTATAPGLHQTISILVRGLLTISILIPAGCQADQVIRLQGKGIRRMNSYSYGDHYVHIKIKVPKKLTRRQRSLLLSYAEDEADVQGTTNGVERPAAGGSRSSQSGPGSGGSEEEEQQHQKMKEEEEEKEEEGFFSKLKKMFS from the exons ATGGCGTCCCCGGCGTCCCGGCTCTCCGCACGCTGCTTGTCTTCCGGACGCCGCTGCGCTGCTTTTCTGAACGTCCTCGCCAGACATGCGGCGGCATGTTCGGCCGCTTTGTCGCAGTCACACGGCGGGGGGGAAGCGGTCAGCTGTCGGGCGTGGACACCCGGAAGTGCCGTGACATTGGGAGCGCTGAGAG GCTCCAGATGTCCTCCTGGCATCTCCTGCCTCTCCTTTCACAGCAGCAGCCGCTCAGCAAGCAGGCAGGACTTGTATGAAGTGTTGGGTGTGTCCCGCTCTGCCTCCCAGAAAGACATCAAGAAGGCCTACTACCAG TTGGCCAAGAAGTACCATCCGGACACCAACCCAGATGAGCCCGACGCCAAGGAGAAGTTTGCCCAGCTGGCTGAAGCCTACGAG GTGCTGAGTGACGAGGTGAAGAGGAAGCAGTATGACACCTACGGAGCGGCGGGCTTCGACCCCAGCCGAGCCGGGTCGGCAGGCCAGCAGCAGTACTACAGGGCGGGGGGGACCAACATCGACCCCGAGGAGCTCTTCAGGAAGATCTTTGGGGAGTTTTCTGGAGGCCGAGGCTTCGCCGACATCAACAACATGTTTGAACAACGGCCCGAG TTTGTGATGGAGCTGAGCTTCTCGGAGGCAGCCAAGGGCGCCAGCAAGGAGCTGAGCGTCAACATGGAGGACAAATGTCCTCGCTGCGATGGCCGGGGCAACGAGCCGGGCACCAAAGTCTCCCTCTGCCACTACTGCAACGGCACCGGCATG gagaCGATCAACACGGGTCCGTTCACGATGCGCAGCGGCTGCCGGCGCTGCGGCGGGACGGGCTCGATCATCAGCACGGTGTGCGCTCTGTGCCGAGGGTCCGGCCAGACCAAGAAGAGGCAGACGCTCACCGTCCCTGTGCCTTCAG gAGTGGAAAACGGTCAAACAGTTCGCATGTCGGTGGGACAGAAAGAAATCCTCATCACATTCAGA GTCCAGACGAGTCCGGTGTTCAGGCGCAGCGGAACCGACCTGCACTCAGACGTGATGATCTCTGTGGCTCAGGCCATCCTGGGGGGCACAGCCACGGCCCCCGGCCTGCACCAGACCATCAGCATACTGGTGAGAGGTCTATTAACCATCAGCATACTG ATTCCGGCCGGTTGCCAGGCCGACCAGGTGATCCGTCTCCAGGGGAAAGGCATCCGGAGGATGAACAGCTACAGCTATGGAGACCACTATGTGCACATCAAGATCAAAGTGCCCAA GAAGTTGACTCGTCGTCAGCGCTCTCTGTTGCTAAGCTACGCCGAAGACGAGGCGGATGTTCAGGGGACGACAAACGGCGTTGAGCGGCCTGCAG cagggggcagcaggaGCTCACAGTCTGGTCCCGGGTCCGGCGGctcggaggaagaagagcagcagcaccagaagatgaaggaggaggaggaggagaaggaggaggaaggcttCTTCTCTAAGCTGAAGAAGATGTTCAGCTGA
- the LOC119217417 gene encoding dnaJ homolog subfamily A member 3, mitochondrial-like isoform X3: protein MASPASRLSARCLSSGRRCAAFLNVLARHAAACSAALSQSHGGGEAVSCRAWTPGSAVTLGALRGSRCPPGISCLSFHSSSRSASRQDLYEVLGVSRSASQKDIKKAYYQLAKKYHPDTNPDEPDAKEKFAQLAEAYEVLSDEVKRKQYDTYGAAGFDPSRAGSAGQQQYYRAGGTNIDPEELFRKIFGEFSGGRGFADINNMFEQRPEFVMELSFSEAAKGASKELSVNMEDKCPRCDGRGNEPGTKVSLCHYCNGTGMETINTGPFTMRSGCRRCGGTGSIISTVCALCRGSGQTKKRQTLTVPVPSGVENGQTVRMSVGQKEILITFRVQTSPVFRRSGTDLHSDVMISVAQAILGGTATAPGLHQTISILIPAGCQADQVIRLQGKGIRRMNSYSYGDHYVHIKIKVPKKLTRRQRSLLLSYAEDEADVQGTTNGVERPAAGGSRSSQSGPGSGGSEEEEQQHQKMKEEEEEKEEEGFFSKLKKMFS, encoded by the exons ATGGCGTCCCCGGCGTCCCGGCTCTCCGCACGCTGCTTGTCTTCCGGACGCCGCTGCGCTGCTTTTCTGAACGTCCTCGCCAGACATGCGGCGGCATGTTCGGCCGCTTTGTCGCAGTCACACGGCGGGGGGGAAGCGGTCAGCTGTCGGGCGTGGACACCCGGAAGTGCCGTGACATTGGGAGCGCTGAGAG GCTCCAGATGTCCTCCTGGCATCTCCTGCCTCTCCTTTCACAGCAGCAGCCGCTCAGCAAGCAGGCAGGACTTGTATGAAGTGTTGGGTGTGTCCCGCTCTGCCTCCCAGAAAGACATCAAGAAGGCCTACTACCAG TTGGCCAAGAAGTACCATCCGGACACCAACCCAGATGAGCCCGACGCCAAGGAGAAGTTTGCCCAGCTGGCTGAAGCCTACGAG GTGCTGAGTGACGAGGTGAAGAGGAAGCAGTATGACACCTACGGAGCGGCGGGCTTCGACCCCAGCCGAGCCGGGTCGGCAGGCCAGCAGCAGTACTACAGGGCGGGGGGGACCAACATCGACCCCGAGGAGCTCTTCAGGAAGATCTTTGGGGAGTTTTCTGGAGGCCGAGGCTTCGCCGACATCAACAACATGTTTGAACAACGGCCCGAG TTTGTGATGGAGCTGAGCTTCTCGGAGGCAGCCAAGGGCGCCAGCAAGGAGCTGAGCGTCAACATGGAGGACAAATGTCCTCGCTGCGATGGCCGGGGCAACGAGCCGGGCACCAAAGTCTCCCTCTGCCACTACTGCAACGGCACCGGCATG gagaCGATCAACACGGGTCCGTTCACGATGCGCAGCGGCTGCCGGCGCTGCGGCGGGACGGGCTCGATCATCAGCACGGTGTGCGCTCTGTGCCGAGGGTCCGGCCAGACCAAGAAGAGGCAGACGCTCACCGTCCCTGTGCCTTCAG gAGTGGAAAACGGTCAAACAGTTCGCATGTCGGTGGGACAGAAAGAAATCCTCATCACATTCAGA GTCCAGACGAGTCCGGTGTTCAGGCGCAGCGGAACCGACCTGCACTCAGACGTGATGATCTCTGTGGCTCAGGCCATCCTGGGGGGCACAGCCACGGCCCCCGGCCTGCACCAGACCATCAGCATACTG ATTCCGGCCGGTTGCCAGGCCGACCAGGTGATCCGTCTCCAGGGGAAAGGCATCCGGAGGATGAACAGCTACAGCTATGGAGACCACTATGTGCACATCAAGATCAAAGTGCCCAA GAAGTTGACTCGTCGTCAGCGCTCTCTGTTGCTAAGCTACGCCGAAGACGAGGCGGATGTTCAGGGGACGACAAACGGCGTTGAGCGGCCTGCAG cagggggcagcaggaGCTCACAGTCTGGTCCCGGGTCCGGCGGctcggaggaagaagagcagcagcaccagaagatgaaggaggaggaggaggagaaggaggaggaaggcttCTTCTCTAAGCTGAAGAAGATGTTCAGCTGA
- the LOC119217417 gene encoding dnaJ homolog subfamily A member 3, mitochondrial-like isoform X2 — protein sequence MASPASRLSARCLSSGRRCAAFLNVLARHAAACSAALSQSHGGGEAVSCRAWTPGSAVTLGALRGSRCPPGISCLSFHSSSRSASRQDLYEVLGVSRSASQKDIKKAYYQLAKKYHPDTNPDEPDAKEKFAQLAEAYEVLSDEVKRKQYDTYGAAGFDPSRAGSAGQQQYYRAGGTNIDPEELFRKIFGEFSGGRGFADINNMFEQRPEFVMELSFSEAAKGASKELSVNMEDKCPRCDGRGNEPGTKVSLCHYCNGTGMETINTGPFTMRSGCRRCGGTGSIISTVCALCRGSGQTKKRQTLTVPVPSGVENGQTVRMSVGQKEILITFRVQTSPVFRRSGTDLHSDVMISVAQAILGGTATAPGLHQTISILVRGLLTISILIPAGCQADQVIRLQGKGIRRMNSYSYGDHYVHIKIKVPKKLTRRQRSLLLSYAEDEADVQGTTNGVERPAGGSRSSQSGPGSGGSEEEEQQHQKMKEEEEEKEEEGFFSKLKKMFS from the exons ATGGCGTCCCCGGCGTCCCGGCTCTCCGCACGCTGCTTGTCTTCCGGACGCCGCTGCGCTGCTTTTCTGAACGTCCTCGCCAGACATGCGGCGGCATGTTCGGCCGCTTTGTCGCAGTCACACGGCGGGGGGGAAGCGGTCAGCTGTCGGGCGTGGACACCCGGAAGTGCCGTGACATTGGGAGCGCTGAGAG GCTCCAGATGTCCTCCTGGCATCTCCTGCCTCTCCTTTCACAGCAGCAGCCGCTCAGCAAGCAGGCAGGACTTGTATGAAGTGTTGGGTGTGTCCCGCTCTGCCTCCCAGAAAGACATCAAGAAGGCCTACTACCAG TTGGCCAAGAAGTACCATCCGGACACCAACCCAGATGAGCCCGACGCCAAGGAGAAGTTTGCCCAGCTGGCTGAAGCCTACGAG GTGCTGAGTGACGAGGTGAAGAGGAAGCAGTATGACACCTACGGAGCGGCGGGCTTCGACCCCAGCCGAGCCGGGTCGGCAGGCCAGCAGCAGTACTACAGGGCGGGGGGGACCAACATCGACCCCGAGGAGCTCTTCAGGAAGATCTTTGGGGAGTTTTCTGGAGGCCGAGGCTTCGCCGACATCAACAACATGTTTGAACAACGGCCCGAG TTTGTGATGGAGCTGAGCTTCTCGGAGGCAGCCAAGGGCGCCAGCAAGGAGCTGAGCGTCAACATGGAGGACAAATGTCCTCGCTGCGATGGCCGGGGCAACGAGCCGGGCACCAAAGTCTCCCTCTGCCACTACTGCAACGGCACCGGCATG gagaCGATCAACACGGGTCCGTTCACGATGCGCAGCGGCTGCCGGCGCTGCGGCGGGACGGGCTCGATCATCAGCACGGTGTGCGCTCTGTGCCGAGGGTCCGGCCAGACCAAGAAGAGGCAGACGCTCACCGTCCCTGTGCCTTCAG gAGTGGAAAACGGTCAAACAGTTCGCATGTCGGTGGGACAGAAAGAAATCCTCATCACATTCAGA GTCCAGACGAGTCCGGTGTTCAGGCGCAGCGGAACCGACCTGCACTCAGACGTGATGATCTCTGTGGCTCAGGCCATCCTGGGGGGCACAGCCACGGCCCCCGGCCTGCACCAGACCATCAGCATACTGGTGAGAGGTCTATTAACCATCAGCATACTG ATTCCGGCCGGTTGCCAGGCCGACCAGGTGATCCGTCTCCAGGGGAAAGGCATCCGGAGGATGAACAGCTACAGCTATGGAGACCACTATGTGCACATCAAGATCAAAGTGCCCAA GAAGTTGACTCGTCGTCAGCGCTCTCTGTTGCTAAGCTACGCCGAAGACGAGGCGGATGTTCAGGGGACGACAAACGGCGTTGAGCGGCCTGCAG ggggcagcaggaGCTCACAGTCTGGTCCCGGGTCCGGCGGctcggaggaagaagagcagcagcaccagaagatgaaggaggaggaggaggagaaggaggaggaaggcttCTTCTCTAAGCTGAAGAAGATGTTCAGCTGA